AGTTGCAGGTTTGGCAAATTGTCCCGTGATTGCTGTTCCCACTAGCATTGGCTATGGAGCAAGTTTTGGAGGATTAGCACCGCTATTGACAATGTTGAACTCTTGTGCTGCTGGTGTGGGGGTTGTCAATATAGACAATGGATTTGGCGCTGCAGTGTTAGCGGGACAAATTTTGCGAACAGCCGCGAAATTGCGGTTGGCATCCCCTGAGTCATGAGGTTATGACGGTAGGCAAACTGATTCTGAGGCTCAACATGAAACGTTGGATTACATTGGCTGCATTTGCCCTAAGCTTTCTATTAACAATTTTTATATCTACTAACGACACAGTCACTGCTGAAAGTAAAATTGATACAACCTGTACTTATAACGGTGTTAAGCTTTACGGCAAAGTACAGATTGTCAAAGATCTCCCGGATATTACCGTAGAAAAGGTTAATGTCTTCCCAGATTTACAAGTTCAAAAAGTGACGGAATTTCCTCAAGATTGTGGCAAGTGGCAAATCGTTGAAGACTTTCCCGACTTTAAAGTCAAGTTCGTTAAGGAATTTGCGGACATCAAAATCAAGATGGTGGACATCTTTCCCGGTTTGCCTTGAAGAGAGGGAGTGGGGAGTGGGGAGTGGGGAGTAGGGAGTAGGGGTGAGTTATTATTTTGCCACTGGACAATTTTATATATTTCGGTTATTACCAAGGAAAGTTTTAAGGATAAAGTATAAAATTTTATCCTTTGTCTTTTATCCTTCATCTTTCATTAAAATATATGGACATGTTTACTGATTCAATATCTTATTTAACGTGGTGGTCGTCTTTAGACTGGACTGTGCTAGCGCAAACTATCACTGACCCCAACCTTCTCGGTCAGATGCAAAAAGCTTTTACGCACTTTGTGCATACAGGTCAAGCTTGGGCGCTCTTGATTGGATTGGCTCTTGGTTATATGATTCGGAATTTAACGAGTTACGGCTGATCTAATTTTGGATTTTGGATTTTGGATTTTGGATTTTGGATTTTGGATTTTGGATTTTGGATTTTGGATTTTGGATTAGGTTAATCTAGAATCCAAAATTGGCAATCTAGAATCCAAAATTGGCAATCTAGAATCCAAAATTGGCAATCTAGAATCCAAAATTGGCAATCTAGAATTCAAAATTGGCAATCTAGAATCCAAAATCCAAAATCCAAAATCCAAAATTGTATGGCTGCACAAAACACTTGGAGTCAACGGTTTGAATCGGCGTTGCATCCCGCAATTGCTCGGTTTAATGCCAGTATTAATTTTGATATTCAGCTTTTAGAGTATGACTTGACAGGGTCTCAAGCTCATGCGGAGATGCTCGCTCATACTGGTATTCTTTCTCAAGAAGAAGGCGAGCAACTTGTCAAAGCTCTAGACAAGATTCGCGAGGAATATCAACAAGGTAACTTTAACCCTGGTATTGAGGCAGAAGATGTCCATTTTGCCGTTGAACGTCGTCTTGTGGAAATGGTGGGCGATTTAGGTAAAAAGTTACACACTGCCCGTTCCCGAAATGACCAGGTGGGTACTGATACTAGGCTTTATCTTCGAGATCAAATCGAGCAAATCAGAAATCAATTGCGCGAATTTCAAAATGTTTTGCTAGATATTGCCGAACAACATATTGAAACACTGATTCCGGGTTATACTCACCTACAACGCGCTCAGCCTCTAAGTCTAGCCCATCACTTACTGGCATACTTTCAGATGGCACAGCGCGATCGCGAACGTCTTAGAGATGTGTCTCGCCGAGTGAATATTTCACCGTTGGGATGCGGTGCTTTGGCGGGAACTACTTTTCCTATAGACCGCCACTACACTGCCAAATTGTTAAAGTTTGATGACATTTATGCTAACAGCCTTGATGGAGTTAGCGATCGCGATTTTGCCATTGAATTTCTCAGTGCAGCTAGTATAATTATGGTTCACCTCAGTCGTCTTTCAGAAGAGGTGATTTTATGGGCATCTGAGGAATTTAGCTTTGTCACCCTCAAAGATAGCTGTGCAACTGGTTCCAGTATTATGCCCCAAAAGAAAAACCCCGACGTACCAGAATTGGTCCGGGGTAAAACTGGGAGAGTCTTTGGTCATCTGCAAGCAATGTTGGTGATGATGAAGGGATTACCCTTGGCATACAACAAAGACCTGCAAGAAGATAAAGAAGCTTTATTTGATAGTGTCAATACAGTCAAAGCCTGTCTTGAGGCAATAACAATTTTACTTCGGGAAGGTTTGGAATTCCGTACCCAGCGCTTGGCAGAAGCAGTAACAGAAGACTTTTCCAATGCTACGGATGTAGCAGATTATTTAGCAGCCCGAGGTGTACCCTTTCGAGAAGCATATAACCTTGTAGGCAAAGTTGTTAAAACCAGTATTGCCGCCGGTAAACTTCTTAAAGATTTACGCTTAGAGGAGTGGAAAGAACTTCACCCAGCTTTTGACGCAGATATTTATGAAGCAATATCGCCGCGTCAAGTTGTTGCTGCTCGTAACAGCTATGGTGGCACGGGATTTGAACAAGTGAGACAAGCACTGCTTCTTGCCCGCAGTCAAACTTCAGAGACTGGGTACTAGGGACAAAGGGAGTGGGAAACTATCCTCATCCCCCATTCCCAATCACCAGCCATAATTATGGGCGTACATTTGTACGCCCGCCATAACTTAAAGAGCAAATATTGCGAGCAGCGTTTCTACTCAGCATCAACAGCTGCTGCGCCCTCATCCTCTTCACTCTTTGGCGGTCTTTGCTGGAATCTTCTATTGTTCATCCGTCCTGTTGTAGTCCGTTTACGAAACTTTCGGGCATACGCCTGGTTCCGTAGCGCCTTTTCTTTTTTCGGATTGCGGCGCTTAGCCATGTTCACCTCATTAAATAAACAACAAAAAATCGCTTCTAGGGTTGATGTAGGCAGTATCTGCTGTTGAGCTTACTTGTTCTTCTCACCTAGATTGGCGACATCTATATTTTAAACAGCAATCTATAATAACCCATTATAGAGGTGTCGTCAACTGACTTGAAAATAGGGAGTAGGGAGTGGGGAGTGGGGAGTAGTGGTCGAATCAGTGTTTTCTGAGATAACCTTTAAGATATAGCTCCAAACCACAGCTATTTTTGTATCAATTTAAACTCAGCATTTTTGTTGAGAAGTGTTATGTGGTAAGGTTCTCTACACTACAAGACAAAATTTGAAAATTGAACAATTTTGCTTTTATGGATGTGGCTGTTCAGTCCACACGTAGTTTATGGCGATTTGGACAAACTGTACTTGGCATAATCTTCCGCCATCCAGTTCCGGGGACAAGTATCATTCCCATATTACCGGATGGTCGGATTGTTTTAATCCGGCGACGAGACAATGGTCTCTGGGCATTACCGGGAGGTATGGTGGATTGGGGGGAAGATGTTCCGAGTGCAGTAGGACGGGAGTTGAGAGAAGAAACCGGATTGGAATTAGTGAAAATTCGGCGTTTGGTGGGTGTTTACTCCGCACCAGATCGTGACCCCAGAATCCATTCGATTTGTATTGTTGTGGAAGCAGATGTACGGGGAGACATGGATGTCCAAGATACGTTGGAAGTTATGGAAATCCAAGCTTTTCCAGTCAATTCCCTCCCGCCTGGGAAAATGTCTCACGATCACACTCGCCAATTACAAGACTATTTAAATGGTTTGACAACGCTGGCTTGAAAATTATGAATTATGAATTATTTTTTCATCATTCATCATTCATCATTCATAATTTCCACTAGTGTGAATGACTATATTAAATAGCAATATGGACTCTCTATTTCGTAACTCCCGGAGAAAGCTTTCTCAAGGGCTTTTGTTCTGGCGTGAAGTTGGTGCAGGAACTCCTGTTATTTTCCTACACGGTTCGTGGAACGATAGCAGCCAATGGGTGTCCTTAATGGAATTGCTTTCGCAAAATTTTCATTGCTTCGCACTAGATTTATTTGGCTTTGGTGAATCTGAACATCCAAACATCCACCATTCGATAGATTTACATGTTGAGTGTCTGGCTGAATTTTTGCAGGCTTTAAAACTAGAAAGGGTGTACTTGGTAGGGCATTCCCTTGGAAGTTGGATTGCTGCTAGTTATAGTTTGAAATATCCAGAACAAGTTTATGGTTTGGTGTTAATATCACCAGAAGGTATCGCAATTGAAGGACAACAAAAGCGTTTACGAAAGATGCGGCGTATATTTAAGTTTCCACCAACATTGTTTCAAATATTGAGAGTGCTCCGCCCAATCGCGAAAATTTTTGGCTGGGATGAACAAATTGAACGAGATTGGAAGTTACGTCAGGCAATGCTAGGTTATCCCACAGCTTGTGAATTACTCTTCCAACGTCAAGAACCAGAAATCAAAGCAGAGTTGCTGCAAGATCGATTGTCCTCAATATTGGCTCCCGTTTTAATTTTGGAAGGTGGAAAAGACTCAAAAGAGTTTCTGGACATGAGTCGAGCTTATGCTCAGTATCTTTCTCAAGCAGAGTTGAAAGCGATCGCTCACGGCGCACATAATTTACCTGAGTCTTGCGCTGCGGTTGTTGCTGGAGATATTCGTGATTTTTTAACAGTGACCAGTAACCAGTGACCAATTAATCCCCAATACTGCTCTCCTAAGCGGAAATTAGAACTCCGGTTTCTTGAAGAAACCGGGGTTCTGACGCCTCAACGATCGCTAACCGAGCAGTATTGAATTAATAAAAGTCGTTCATCCTTCTCTGCCTTGTTGCCGTACCAAATAATCTAAAAGTCTGTCAATTCGAGACAAAGCAGCTTCAGTAGTTCGCTTAAACTCCTGAAACTGAGATTTTTGTTCCTCATAGTTCCGGTCAAGTCTCCTCACAACTGCTTCTAAACTCTCAGTTCTGCCATCTACCCGGTCAATCGTTGTGCCTAACTTAGTGAACAAGCGCTGTGATTCAGACACAAAAGAGTCTACCTTACCGGACAGTTGGTCAACCCTTGTCGTCAACTGGTCAAGATGGGCTTGCGTTTGGTCTTGCTTCTGGCTCAACTGGTCGAGATGGGCTTGCGTTCGGTCTTGTTTCTGGCTCAACTGGTCGAGATGGGCTTGCGTTCGGTCTTGTTTCTGACTGAGTTGAGCAAGTCCTCGGTTAGCTGACTCAGCATAGGTTGCCGCAGATGCTAGCAGTTGTCTTACTGCTGCTAGGTCGTTTTCAACTCGGTCTAATCTGCTTGGGGTGTCCTGAGTCATGCAGCACCTCTATGTTTTTGAGTAGTGTCAGTTTGGTAAGGTAATTCGCCGCGCTCTTTAGCTTCTCTAACTCCCAGCTCAATTAGAAAAGCAGCCAGATTGGCAGTAGGTCTACCTTGTAACTCGGCTAATCGCTCCAAGTCATTAAAAACAGAATCGGGTACGGTAACTGAGAACTTCTTACTCACTTGCTTATAAAAGTTTGTTCTATTTTCTCCCATGGTATCTCTACAACAATCTTTGAATCTGCTTTTTAGATGCTTTTTACAAGATAGGCTCTAAAAAGATTCTTTTAAGCATTGAATTAGATGGTATCATGAATTTGATCTGTAACGCCTCAATTGATACCAACTTGTTGTTTAATAAGAAACACTCAATTGTTTGGACAAGAAGGTCAAATACCTTGCTGTTAGCTGAATTTTCCCCAATTGCTGCGATCTCCACCGCCCCTACAGGTGTCAAAAAACTACAAACCCTATCTCAAAATGATTCTGTCAATCTTTGGGTTCCAGAATCTTTAGCGGATATCCAAGGTACTCAAGTTTACACAGGTTCCCTGAAACAACACATAGCAAATCTGTGGCAAACACACCGTGCTTTTGTCTTTTGTTTGGCAACTGGTGCAGTGGTACGTTTAATTGCGCCTTTGTTGCAACACAAATCCACCGACCCCGCAGTGGTAGTCATAGATGAAGCAGGACGTTTTGTGATTAGTTTGTGTGGCGGGCATCAAGGCGGTGGCGATAAGCTAGCACAGTTAATTGCCTTACAACTGAGTGCAACACCAGTTTTGTCTGGTGCTTCTACCAGTTTGGGGTTACTAGCAGTAGATATTTTAGGTGTACCCTTTGGTTGGAATCGAGGCGAGGGCGATTGGACGGGTGTCAGTGCATCTATTGCACGCTTTGAACGAGTGCAAGTCATTCAAGAAACAGGTTCGACTCTTTGGCAAACAGCTTTCGGCACTCAACAATCGGCTTTCACTTTTCAAGAAGACTCTTCTGCCACAGCTAAAATTTGGATTACCTCCAAACTCCCCCCTCCCTCACTCTCTCACTCCCTCACTCCCTCACTCCCTCACTCCTCCGTTCCTCAAATCCACTGGCATCCACGAGTTTTATGGATTGGAATTGGCTGTGAGAGAGGAACTTCAGCACAACTGATAGAAAAGGCAATTCAACAAGTTTTTCAAGAACATCAACTAGCAGAAAATGCGATCGCAGGAATTGCCACCATAGACATTAAATCTGATGAAGTTGGTTTGGTAGAACTTTGCCAAAAACGCAATTTGCCTTTAAAAACCTTTACCTCAGATATCCTCAGCAAAATTTCCGTTCCCAATCCGTCTAAAGTTGTCGAAAAAGAAGTCGGAACCCCCAGTGTTGCAGAAGCTGCTGCTTTATGTGCCGCCCAATGTAAAACTCTACTCATTGCCAAACAAATCTTTAAACCCTCACATTCCCACTCTCCCACTCCCCCCCCCCCCCCCTCCTCCCCTCCTCCCCAAGGTGCTGTGACAATAGCTGTTGCCCAAGCAGAAAAAGAATACACTGGTCGTACTGGGCAACTGTTACTTATTGGCACGGGTCCGGGACAAATTAATCAAATGACACCAGCCGCACAAGCTGCCGTCAGTAGTGCAGATGCAATTATTGGTTACAGTTTATATGTAGACTTAATTAACCCTATTCTTAGACCCGGACAAATTGTCGAAGCTTTACCAATTACAAAAGAACGTCAACGCGCCCAACGGGCAATTGAGTTGGCGAATTGGGGATTACAAGTAGCCGTTATATCTTCT
This genomic interval from Scytonema hofmannii PCC 7110 contains the following:
- a CDS encoding alpha/beta fold hydrolase; translated protein: MDSLFRNSRRKLSQGLLFWREVGAGTPVIFLHGSWNDSSQWVSLMELLSQNFHCFALDLFGFGESEHPNIHHSIDLHVECLAEFLQALKLERVYLVGHSLGSWIAASYSLKYPEQVYGLVLISPEGIAIEGQQKRLRKMRRIFKFPPTLFQILRVLRPIAKIFGWDEQIERDWKLRQAMLGYPTACELLFQRQEPEIKAELLQDRLSSILAPVLILEGGKDSKEFLDMSRAYAQYLSQAELKAIAHGAHNLPESCAAVVAGDIRDFLTVTSNQ
- a CDS encoding ribbon-helix-helix domain-containing protein encodes the protein MSKKFSVTVPDSVFNDLERLAELQGRPTANLAAFLIELGVREAKERGELPYQTDTTQKHRGAA
- the argH gene encoding argininosuccinate lyase, whose product is MAAQNTWSQRFESALHPAIARFNASINFDIQLLEYDLTGSQAHAEMLAHTGILSQEEGEQLVKALDKIREEYQQGNFNPGIEAEDVHFAVERRLVEMVGDLGKKLHTARSRNDQVGTDTRLYLRDQIEQIRNQLREFQNVLLDIAEQHIETLIPGYTHLQRAQPLSLAHHLLAYFQMAQRDRERLRDVSRRVNISPLGCGALAGTTFPIDRHYTAKLLKFDDIYANSLDGVSDRDFAIEFLSAASIIMVHLSRLSEEVILWASEEFSFVTLKDSCATGSSIMPQKKNPDVPELVRGKTGRVFGHLQAMLVMMKGLPLAYNKDLQEDKEALFDSVNTVKACLEAITILLREGLEFRTQRLAEAVTEDFSNATDVADYLAARGVPFREAYNLVGKVVKTSIAAGKLLKDLRLEEWKELHPAFDADIYEAISPRQVVAARNSYGGTGFEQVRQALLLARSQTSETGY
- a CDS encoding 6-aminohexanoate hydrolase, whose translation is MTQDTPSRLDRVENDLAAVRQLLASAATYAESANRGLAQLSQKQDRTQAHLDQLSQKQDRTQAHLDQLSQKQDQTQAHLDQLTTRVDQLSGKVDSFVSESQRLFTKLGTTIDRVDGRTESLEAVVRRLDRNYEEQKSQFQEFKRTTEAALSRIDRLLDYLVRQQGREG
- a CDS encoding NUDIX domain-containing protein — its product is MDVAVQSTRSLWRFGQTVLGIIFRHPVPGTSIIPILPDGRIVLIRRRDNGLWALPGGMVDWGEDVPSAVGRELREETGLELVKIRRLVGVYSAPDRDPRIHSICIVVEADVRGDMDVQDTLEVMEIQAFPVNSLPPGKMSHDHTRQLQDYLNGLTTLA
- the cobJ gene encoding precorrin-3B C(17)-methyltransferase, whose translation is MNLICNASIDTNLLFNKKHSIVWTRRSNTLLLAEFSPIAAISTAPTGVKKLQTLSQNDSVNLWVPESLADIQGTQVYTGSLKQHIANLWQTHRAFVFCLATGAVVRLIAPLLQHKSTDPAVVVIDEAGRFVISLCGGHQGGGDKLAQLIALQLSATPVLSGASTSLGLLAVDILGVPFGWNRGEGDWTGVSASIARFERVQVIQETGSTLWQTAFGTQQSAFTFQEDSSATAKIWITSKLPPPSLSHSLTPSLPHSSVPQIHWHPRVLWIGIGCERGTSAQLIEKAIQQVFQEHQLAENAIAGIATIDIKSDEVGLVELCQKRNLPLKTFTSDILSKISVPNPSKVVEKEVGTPSVAEAAALCAAQCKTLLIAKQIFKPSHSHSPTPPPPPSSPPPQGAVTIAVAQAEKEYTGRTGQLLLIGTGPGQINQMTPAAQAAVSSADAIIGYSLYVDLINPILRPGQIVEALPITKERQRAQRAIELANWGLQVAVISSGDCGIYGMAGLVLEELQTQDWDGKTPGIQIFPGITAMQAAASRVGTPLMHDFCAISLSDLLTPWEMIEKRLEAAAVADFVTALYNPRSQTRIQQLVTARDIFLKYRNSNTPVAVVRSAYRQDEQISLTTLGKLLEVSIDMLTTVLIGNSNTRFHANWMVTPRGYLGFASHLGEENN